Proteins encoded by one window of bacterium:
- the argH gene encoding argininosuccinate lyase, with protein MAKKKAWGGRFGGETDRFVEEFTASIPFDILLYRHDIAGSVAHARMLGKRGILPAAEAERIVKALLAIREEIESGKFPFDLSDEDVHMAIERRLIRKIGPVGGKLHTGRSRNDQVALDLRLYLRDEIDEVLRLLAEIGETAVSRAEELFGIVLPGYTHLQRAQPILFSHYLLAYREMFARDADRFLETRRRVNVSPLGAGALAGSTFPLDRVHVARELGMEGVCENSIDAVSDRDFAADFLYACSVTMMHLSRLAEEMAYWSSSEFRFLSLPDALCTGSSIMPQKKNPDVAELIRGKTGRAYGNLVNLLTLMKGLPLAYNRDMQEDKEPVFDSARTVKDCLTGANLLLLGMTVNEERMRAACDDGFLTATDLADYLARKGIPFRKAHEITGKIVRHCEERGARLKDLSLKELRAFSKVIGEDVRSAISLTNSVRLRKTRGGTGAEAVRARLSSLRKK; from the coding sequence ATGGCGAAGAAGAAGGCGTGGGGGGGGCGCTTCGGCGGGGAGACCGACCGGTTCGTCGAGGAGTTCACCGCGTCGATCCCGTTCGACATCCTGCTCTACCGGCACGACATCGCCGGGAGCGTGGCGCACGCGCGGATGCTGGGGAAGCGGGGGATCCTCCCGGCGGCCGAGGCGGAGCGGATCGTCAAGGCCCTGCTGGCGATCCGCGAGGAGATCGAATCGGGGAAATTCCCCTTCGATCTTTCCGACGAGGATGTCCACATGGCGATCGAGCGCCGGCTGATCCGCAAGATCGGCCCCGTCGGGGGGAAGCTCCACACCGGGCGCAGCCGCAACGACCAGGTCGCCCTCGATCTCCGGCTGTACCTGCGCGATGAAATCGACGAGGTCCTCCGGCTCCTCGCGGAGATCGGGGAAACCGCCGTCTCCCGGGCGGAGGAGCTGTTCGGGATCGTCCTCCCCGGATACACCCACCTCCAGCGGGCCCAGCCGATCCTCTTCTCCCATTACCTTCTCGCCTACCGGGAAATGTTCGCCCGGGACGCCGACCGGTTCCTGGAGACGCGCCGGCGGGTGAACGTCTCCCCGCTGGGGGCGGGGGCGCTGGCCGGTTCCACGTTTCCCCTGGACCGGGTGCACGTGGCGCGGGAACTGGGGATGGAAGGGGTATGCGAGAACAGCATCGATGCCGTGTCGGACCGCGACTTCGCCGCCGACTTCCTGTACGCGTGCTCCGTGACGATGATGCACCTGTCGCGGCTGGCCGAGGAGATGGCGTACTGGTCGTCCTCGGAGTTCCGCTTTCTCTCCCTGCCGGACGCCCTGTGCACCGGGAGCAGCATCATGCCGCAGAAGAAGAACCCCGACGTGGCCGAGCTCATCCGCGGAAAGACCGGGCGCGCCTACGGGAACCTCGTGAACCTCCTGACCCTGATGAAGGGGCTTCCGCTCGCGTACAACCGGGACATGCAGGAGGACAAGGAGCCGGTCTTCGATTCCGCCCGCACCGTGAAGGATTGCCTCACGGGAGCGAATCTCCTGCTCCTCGGGATGACGGTGAACGAGGAGCGGATGCGGGCGGCGTGCGACGACGGCTTCCTCACCGCGACCGACCTCGCGGACTACCTCGCGCGGAAGGGGATCCCGTTCCGCAAGGCCCACGAGATCACCGGGAAGATCGTGAGGCATTGCGAGGAGCGCGGGGCGCGGCTGAAGGATCTCAGCCTCAAGGAGCTCCGGGCGTTTTCGAAGGTGATCGGAGAGGACGTCCGCAGCGCCATCTCCCTCACCAACTCCGTGCGCCTGCGGAAGACGCGCGGCGGGACGGGTGCGGAGGCGGTCCGGGCCCGCCTGTCGTCGCTCCGCAAGAAATGA
- the argF gene encoding ornithine carbamoyltransferase — protein MVKRNLLRILDLSDREILSLIRSAITWKRRGGSPAAPRPLAGKSLAMIFQKASTRTRVSFEVAMTRLGGHALFLSPQDTQIGRGEPIRDTARVLSRYVDAVMIRTFGHETAVELAEAATVPVINGLTDVHHPCQILADLMTASERGIDLRKMRVAFIGDGNNVANSWIEAAHVLGFSLRIACPKGFEPDPAVRKEAGSIGRGEVRIVRDPSEAARGADVLYTDVWTSMGQEAESRKRLAAFKGYCIDAKLLRLADPGAIVMHCLPAHRGEEISEAVFEGPNSAVFDEAENRLHVQMAVLEKLINHGRSKGGTS, from the coding sequence ATCGTGAAGAGGAACCTGCTCCGGATCCTCGACCTTTCCGACCGGGAGATCCTCTCCCTGATCCGGTCGGCGATCACGTGGAAGCGCCGCGGGGGATCGCCGGCGGCGCCCCGGCCGCTCGCGGGGAAGTCGCTGGCGATGATCTTCCAGAAGGCGTCGACCCGGACCCGCGTTTCGTTCGAGGTCGCGATGACCCGGTTGGGCGGCCACGCGCTCTTCCTGTCCCCGCAGGACACGCAGATCGGGCGGGGAGAGCCGATCCGGGACACGGCGCGCGTCCTTTCCCGATATGTCGACGCCGTGATGATCCGGACGTTCGGGCACGAAACGGCGGTGGAGCTCGCCGAGGCCGCGACCGTCCCGGTGATCAACGGGTTGACGGACGTCCATCACCCGTGCCAGATCCTCGCCGACCTGATGACCGCGTCGGAGCGGGGAATCGACCTGCGGAAGATGCGGGTTGCGTTCATCGGCGACGGCAACAACGTGGCCAACTCGTGGATCGAGGCGGCGCACGTCCTCGGCTTCTCCCTGCGGATCGCGTGCCCGAAGGGGTTCGAGCCGGATCCCGCGGTCCGGAAGGAGGCGGGATCGATCGGCCGCGGAGAGGTCCGGATCGTCCGCGATCCGTCCGAGGCGGCGCGGGGAGCCGACGTACTCTACACGGACGTATGGACCAGCATGGGACAGGAAGCCGAGTCCCGGAAGCGGCTCGCCGCCTTCAAGGGGTACTGCATCGACGCGAAGCTGCTGCGCCTTGCGGATCCCGGCGCGATCGTGATGCACTGCCTCCCCGCCCACCGGGGCGAGGAGATTTCCGAGGCGGTATTCGAGGGACCGAACTCGGCCGTCTTCGACGAGGCGGAGAACCGCCTGCACGTCCAGATGGCCGTTCTCGAGAAGCTCATCAATCACGGAAGATCCAAAGGAGGAACATCTTGA
- a CDS encoding argininosuccinate synthase has product MLKNVKKVVLAYSGGLDTSVILAWLIENYKCEVIAFVADLGQGEELGPVRAKAKKTGASKVYVENVQDEFVRDFVFPALMANAVYEGQYLLGTSIARPLIAKKQIEVARKEKADAVSHGATGKGNDQVRFELAYYALMPGIHVIAPWREWDLTSRTDMVNYARKRGIPTPVTASKPYSSDRNLLHISFEGGILEDPWKEPPESMFVLTRSPEKAPNRPEYVEVDFAAGIPVSVNGRKMGPAKLLAHLNAIGGKHGIGRVDLVENRYVGMKSHGVYETPGGTILHAAHRAVESLTLDREVMHLRDSLMPRFAELIYNGYWYSPEMDLLKGMVVATQENVTGTARLKLYKGAITLAGRKSPVSLYRTDFATFEKETVFNQADATGFIKINALRLKIRSMLKQRKG; this is encoded by the coding sequence ATCTTGAAAAACGTGAAGAAAGTGGTCCTGGCGTACTCGGGAGGGCTCGATACATCGGTCATCCTCGCGTGGCTTATCGAGAATTACAAATGCGAGGTGATCGCCTTCGTCGCCGACCTCGGACAGGGAGAGGAACTGGGCCCCGTGCGCGCCAAGGCGAAGAAGACCGGCGCATCCAAGGTCTACGTGGAGAACGTGCAGGACGAGTTCGTCCGCGACTTCGTATTCCCGGCGCTCATGGCGAACGCGGTCTACGAAGGCCAGTATCTCCTCGGGACCTCGATCGCGCGGCCGCTGATCGCCAAGAAGCAGATCGAGGTCGCCCGGAAGGAGAAGGCCGATGCGGTCTCCCACGGCGCCACCGGGAAGGGAAACGACCAGGTCCGCTTCGAGCTCGCCTATTACGCCTTGATGCCGGGCATCCACGTCATCGCCCCGTGGCGCGAATGGGATCTCACCTCGCGGACCGACATGGTCAACTACGCGAGGAAGCGCGGCATCCCGACGCCGGTCACCGCGTCCAAGCCGTACTCCAGCGACCGGAACCTTCTCCACATCAGCTTCGAGGGAGGAATCCTCGAGGATCCGTGGAAGGAGCCGCCCGAGAGCATGTTCGTCCTGACCCGGTCGCCCGAGAAGGCTCCGAACCGCCCCGAGTACGTGGAGGTCGACTTCGCGGCGGGGATCCCCGTGTCGGTCAACGGGAGGAAGATGGGACCGGCGAAGCTCCTCGCCCACCTGAACGCCATCGGCGGGAAGCACGGCATCGGCCGCGTGGACCTCGTCGAGAACCGGTACGTGGGGATGAAGTCCCACGGCGTGTACGAGACGCCGGGCGGGACGATCCTGCACGCGGCGCACCGTGCCGTCGAGTCGCTCACCCTCGACCGCGAGGTGATGCACCTGCGCGATTCCCTCATGCCCCGGTTCGCGGAGCTCATCTACAACGGCTACTGGTATTCGCCGGAGATGGATCTCCTCAAGGGGATGGTCGTCGCGACCCAGGAGAACGTGACGGGCACCGCGCGGCTCAAGCTGTACAAGGGCGCGATCACCCTGGCCGGCCGGAAGAGCCCCGTTTCCCTCTACCGGACCGACTTCGCGACGTTCGAGAAGGAGACCGTCTTCAACCAGGCCGATGCGACCGGGTTCATCAAGATCAACGCGCTGCGCCTCAAGATCCGGTCGATGCTCAAGCAACGGAAGGGCTGA
- the argB gene encoding acetylglutamate kinase, translated as MEGYIRKAETLIEALPYIREFTGRTVVVKYGGAAMKDDARMASFAQDIVLLQYVGIRPVVVHGGGPQIDRMLERLSIPTRRAEGLRVTSPEAMEVVEMVLGGTVNQRIVALINNFGGKAVGLCGKDGGLILAAKSTAASRETGQPLDLGLVGDVKEVRPGVLRTLEAGGFIPVIAPIGVGEGGEAYNINGDTAAAAVAAAVSAEKFILLTDVAGVLDAKGGRISTMTGAEAESAIRSGAITGGMIPKVECGLAALRGGVRKVHILDGRVPHSVLLEIFTDAGIGTEIVRAGRGAGAE; from the coding sequence ATGGAAGGATATATCCGCAAGGCCGAGACGCTGATCGAGGCGTTGCCGTACATCCGGGAGTTCACCGGCAGGACGGTGGTGGTGAAGTACGGCGGCGCCGCGATGAAGGACGACGCGCGGATGGCGTCGTTCGCCCAGGACATCGTCCTTCTCCAGTACGTCGGGATCCGGCCCGTGGTCGTCCACGGCGGGGGGCCCCAGATCGACCGGATGCTGGAGAGGCTTTCGATCCCCACGCGGCGGGCGGAGGGGCTGCGGGTCACCTCCCCGGAGGCGATGGAAGTGGTCGAGATGGTCCTCGGCGGGACCGTCAACCAGCGGATCGTGGCGCTGATCAACAACTTCGGCGGGAAGGCGGTCGGCCTCTGCGGCAAGGACGGCGGGCTGATCCTCGCGGCGAAGAGCACGGCCGCCAGCCGGGAAACCGGCCAACCGCTCGACCTGGGCCTGGTGGGAGACGTGAAGGAAGTGCGCCCGGGGGTGCTGCGGACCCTGGAGGCCGGCGGCTTCATCCCGGTCATCGCCCCGATCGGAGTGGGGGAGGGGGGCGAGGCGTACAACATCAACGGGGATACCGCCGCCGCCGCCGTCGCCGCCGCCGTCTCCGCGGAGAAGTTCATCCTGCTCACCGACGTGGCGGGCGTGCTCGACGCGAAGGGCGGGCGCATCTCCACGATGACCGGGGCGGAGGCCGAATCCGCGATCCGGTCGGGCGCGATCACGGGAGGGATGATCCCGAAGGTGGAGTGCGGGCTGGCGGCGCTTCGCGGGGGCGTCCGGAAAGTGCATATTCTCGACGGCCGTGTCCCCCACAGCGTCCTCCTCGAGATCTTCACGGACGCGGGGATCGGCACGGAGATCGTCCGGGCGGGCCGGGGAGCGGGTGCGGAATGA
- a CDS encoding acetylornithine transaminase: MNGAEVIALTQRYQMGNYSRFPVTFVRGEGSWLYDDLGKPYLDFLAGIAVAILGHAHPAVTRAIAEQAGRLVHVSNLFHVPVQAMLGERLSAATTGGKVFFCNSGTEANEAAIKLARRWAFDRHGEGRHGIVTLEGSFHGRTYGGLSATGQPKFHQGFEPMLPGFVTVPLGDIEALDKALTDRTCAFFVEPIQGESGIRMHPPGYLKEAETLCRRKGILLVADEIQTGMGRTGAFLASGKFGIVPDVVTLAKGIANGLPLGAVIARDEVADVFVPGTHGSTFGGNPVCCAAALAVMDVLESPGFYDAVVRKGDRLMGGLSEIAARRTDIRNVRGVGLMVGMEMTCETKPIAAKCLDAGLVVNAAAGNILRFLPPLTVTEAEIDRALEILSAVLPAEGRKS; this comes from the coding sequence ATGAACGGCGCGGAGGTGATCGCATTGACGCAGCGGTACCAGATGGGAAACTACTCCCGGTTCCCCGTGACCTTCGTCCGCGGCGAGGGGAGCTGGCTGTACGACGATCTCGGCAAGCCGTACCTCGATTTCCTCGCGGGGATCGCCGTGGCGATCCTGGGACACGCCCACCCGGCGGTTACGCGCGCGATCGCGGAGCAGGCGGGGCGCCTGGTGCACGTCTCCAACCTGTTCCACGTCCCCGTCCAGGCCATGCTGGGGGAGCGCCTGTCCGCCGCCACGACCGGGGGGAAGGTCTTCTTCTGCAACAGCGGGACGGAAGCGAACGAAGCGGCGATCAAGCTGGCGCGAAGGTGGGCCTTCGATCGCCACGGGGAGGGCCGGCACGGGATCGTGACGCTCGAGGGATCGTTCCACGGCCGCACGTACGGCGGTCTCTCCGCCACGGGGCAACCGAAGTTCCACCAGGGGTTCGAGCCGATGCTCCCGGGATTCGTCACGGTCCCCCTCGGGGACATCGAAGCGCTCGACAAGGCGCTGACGGACCGGACTTGCGCGTTCTTCGTCGAGCCGATCCAGGGGGAAAGCGGCATTCGTATGCACCCGCCCGGCTACCTGAAGGAGGCGGAAACCCTCTGCCGCAGGAAAGGGATCCTCCTCGTCGCGGACGAGATCCAGACGGGGATGGGGCGGACCGGCGCGTTCCTCGCGTCCGGGAAATTCGGCATCGTTCCCGACGTGGTCACGCTGGCGAAGGGAATCGCGAACGGCCTGCCGCTGGGCGCCGTCATCGCGCGCGACGAGGTGGCCGACGTTTTCGTCCCGGGCACCCACGGCAGCACGTTCGGCGGGAACCCGGTCTGCTGCGCCGCCGCCCTCGCCGTGATGGACGTCCTGGAATCTCCCGGCTTCTACGACGCCGTGGTCCGCAAGGGGGACCGGCTCATGGGGGGGCTCTCGGAGATCGCCGCCCGGAGGACCGACATCCGGAACGTTCGGGGCGTCGGCCTCATGGTGGGCATGGAGATGACGTGCGAGACGAAGCCGATCGCCGCGAAGTGCCTCGACGCCGGCCTCGTGGTGAACGCGGCGGCGGGAAACATCCTTCGGTTCCTCCCCCCCCTCACGGTCACGGAGGCGGAGATCGACCGGGCGCTCGAGATCCTTTCGGCGGTCCTCCCGGCGGAGGGGAGGAAATCGTGA
- the lysA gene encoding diaminopimelate decarboxylase translates to MHHFQVRNGEMHCEGVPLRRIARDVGTPVYVYSHATLAHHYRVFDEAFGGIPHLVCFSMKSNSNGSVIRTFTGLGSGVDIVSGGELERALAAGAPPEKIVYSGVGKKVPEIEEALRRGILMFNVESREELETIDAVAGKMRKRAPISIRVNPDVDPKTHPYISTGLKKNKFGIRIAQALKDYEWAAGRRHVEIVGVDCHIGSQLTDVAPFVDAAGRVRRLVDRLLRMGLPIRFVDIGGGLGIRYNDELPPHPKAYADAVAEAFRGLPVTLVLEPGRVLVGNAGVLLTEVLYTKPIPSPAGRGKKHFFIVDAAMNDLARPSLYGSYHAILPVGETRRGKVTADVVGPICESGDFLAKDRAMPPCRGGDLLAVMSAGAYGFSMSSNYNTRPRAAEVMVSGNRFEVVRLRETVRELYRGERTASFLSRRRAGKG, encoded by the coding sequence ATGCATCATTTTCAGGTCAGGAACGGGGAGATGCACTGCGAGGGGGTGCCGTTGCGTCGGATCGCCCGGGACGTCGGGACGCCGGTCTACGTGTACAGCCACGCGACCCTCGCCCACCATTACCGTGTCTTCGACGAGGCGTTCGGCGGGATCCCGCACCTCGTCTGCTTCTCGATGAAGTCGAACTCGAACGGTTCGGTCATCCGGACCTTCACCGGCCTGGGCAGCGGTGTCGACATCGTCTCGGGAGGCGAGCTGGAGCGTGCGCTGGCCGCCGGGGCGCCTCCGGAGAAGATCGTCTACTCGGGGGTCGGGAAGAAGGTCCCGGAGATCGAGGAGGCGCTGCGCCGCGGGATCCTCATGTTCAACGTGGAGTCGCGCGAGGAGCTGGAGACGATCGACGCCGTGGCAGGGAAGATGCGGAAGCGGGCGCCCATCTCGATCCGCGTGAACCCCGACGTGGATCCGAAGACCCACCCGTACATTTCGACGGGGCTGAAGAAGAACAAGTTCGGGATCCGGATCGCGCAGGCGCTGAAGGATTACGAGTGGGCGGCCGGGCGACGTCACGTCGAGATCGTGGGGGTGGACTGCCACATCGGTTCGCAGCTGACCGACGTCGCTCCCTTCGTCGACGCCGCCGGACGGGTCCGCCGCCTCGTCGACCGCCTGCTCCGGATGGGATTGCCCATCCGCTTCGTCGACATCGGCGGGGGGCTGGGGATCCGGTACAACGACGAGCTGCCTCCGCATCCGAAGGCGTACGCCGACGCGGTCGCGGAGGCGTTCCGGGGCCTTCCCGTAACGCTCGTGCTCGAGCCGGGCAGGGTCCTCGTCGGGAACGCCGGAGTCCTGCTCACCGAGGTTCTCTACACGAAGCCGATCCCGTCCCCGGCCGGGAGGGGGAAGAAGCACTTCTTCATCGTCGACGCCGCCATGAACGACCTGGCGCGCCCCTCGCTCTACGGCTCGTACCACGCGATCCTCCCGGTGGGGGAGACCCGGCGCGGGAAGGTGACCGCGGACGTCGTCGGTCCCATCTGCGAATCCGGGGATTTCCTGGCGAAGGACCGCGCGATGCCGCCATGCCGCGGAGGGGACCTCCTCGCGGTGATGAGCGCGGGGGCGTACGGCTTCTCCATGTCCTCGAATTACAACACCCGGCCGCGCGCCGCCGAGGTGATGGTCTCCGGGAACCGGTTCGAGGTCGTCCGGCTGCGGGAGACGGTACGCGAGCTGTATCGCGGAGAGCGGACCGCGTCGTTCCTCTCCCGCCGGCGCGCCGGAAAAGGATGA
- the dapF gene encoding diaminopimelate epimerase gives MENGEDGAMTRKGIPFSKLNGSGNDFLLVDDRGDAMRGIDRPSFVAKVCDRSRSIGADGVIVIEPSRRADFRWDFYNADGSRAEMCGNGGRCAARFAATRRIAGREMSFETLAGILHASVRGRRVKLQMTRPRGLAVDRSLTLAGKKFSYSFLDTGVPHAVLFVPDVSRVDVAGVGRGIRRHKAFSPRGTNVDFVQTDGDALLVRTYERGVEGETLACGTGAVAGAILAAVHGLAEPPVTVRTSGGETLIIHFDPKRADFGEVFLEGDTSWSCDGKIFEEAYRY, from the coding sequence ATGGAGAACGGAGAGGACGGGGCGATGACTCGGAAGGGGATTCCTTTTTCGAAGCTGAACGGGAGCGGCAACGACTTCCTCCTGGTCGACGACCGCGGGGACGCGATGCGGGGCATCGACCGTCCTTCCTTCGTCGCGAAGGTGTGCGACCGTTCCCGCTCGATCGGCGCCGACGGGGTGATCGTGATCGAGCCGTCGCGACGGGCGGACTTCCGGTGGGACTTCTACAACGCGGACGGATCCCGCGCCGAGATGTGCGGAAACGGGGGCAGGTGCGCGGCGCGCTTCGCCGCGACCCGCCGCATCGCGGGCCGGGAGATGTCCTTCGAGACGCTCGCGGGAATCCTCCACGCTTCCGTGAGAGGGCGGCGCGTCAAGCTGCAGATGACGCGGCCCCGCGGCCTGGCGGTCGACCGGTCGCTGACGCTGGCGGGAAAGAAGTTCTCCTATTCCTTCCTCGATACCGGCGTTCCCCACGCGGTCCTGTTCGTCCCCGACGTCTCCCGCGTGGACGTGGCGGGGGTCGGGCGCGGGATCCGGCGTCACAAGGCGTTCTCGCCCCGGGGAACCAACGTCGATTTCGTGCAGACGGACGGCGACGCGCTCCTGGTTCGCACCTACGAGCGGGGGGTCGAAGGGGAGACGCTGGCGTGCGGGACGGGGGCGGTCGCCGGCGCGATCCTGGCGGCGGTCCACGGTCTCGCGGAGCCGCCGGTGACCGTCCGGACCAGCGGCGGCGAGACGCTCATCATCCATTTCGACCCGAAGCGGGCCGATTTCGGGGAGGTCTTCCTCGAGGGGGACACCTCATGGTCGTGTGACGGAAAGATCTTCGAAGAGGCGTATCGCTACTGA
- the dapA gene encoding 4-hydroxy-tetrahydrodipicolinate synthase produces the protein MFHGAIVATITPFRNGKLDASALKKLVEFQIRSGTDGIVPCGTTGESATLAYEEHERVIDLVIEAAAGRVPVIAGTGSNNTKEAVLLTRYAKKAGADAALVITPYYNKPTQAGLIAHFREVAASADIPIILYNVPSRTGVNMTAETVAALSEVKNIVGVKEASGNLAQVCDILKMTPRTFCVLSGDDGLYFPMLALGAKGVISVVSNVAPREMAELYDAFAMGEVARAREIHFRLWPLMKVLFIETNPIPAKTALAMMGRVREEFRLPLCGMSDSNRKALAKVLSDMKIG, from the coding sequence ATGTTCCACGGGGCCATCGTCGCGACCATCACACCGTTCCGGAACGGCAAGCTGGACGCGTCCGCGCTGAAAAAACTGGTGGAGTTCCAGATCCGGAGCGGGACCGACGGGATCGTTCCGTGCGGCACGACCGGGGAGTCCGCGACGCTCGCCTACGAGGAGCACGAGCGGGTGATCGACCTGGTGATCGAAGCGGCGGCCGGCCGGGTGCCGGTCATCGCGGGGACGGGGTCGAACAACACGAAGGAAGCCGTCCTGCTGACCCGCTACGCGAAGAAGGCGGGGGCGGACGCGGCGCTCGTCATCACCCCGTACTACAACAAGCCGACCCAGGCGGGGCTGATCGCGCACTTCCGGGAAGTGGCCGCCTCCGCGGACATCCCCATCATCCTCTACAATGTCCCGTCCCGCACCGGGGTCAACATGACGGCGGAGACCGTGGCGGCCCTCTCGGAGGTGAAGAACATCGTCGGGGTGAAGGAGGCTTCCGGGAACCTCGCGCAGGTCTGCGACATATTGAAGATGACCCCGAGGACCTTCTGCGTGCTGTCCGGGGACGACGGGCTCTACTTCCCGATGCTCGCCCTCGGCGCCAAGGGGGTCATCTCCGTCGTCTCCAACGTGGCCCCGAGGGAGATGGCCGAGCTCTACGACGCCTTCGCCATGGGAGAGGTGGCGCGGGCGCGGGAAATCCACTTCCGCCTGTGGCCCCTGATGAAGGTGCTCTTCATCGAAACGAACCCGATCCCCGCCAAGACGGCGCTCGCCATGATGGGGAGGGTCCGCGAAGAGTTCCGGCTCCCGCTGTGCGGGATGTCCGACTCCAACCGGAAGGCCCTCGCGAAGGTCCTGTCCGACATGAAGATCGGGTAG
- the dapB gene encoding 4-hydroxy-tetrahydrodipicolinate reductase has translation MPGVVVCGAMGRMGRAILGVLKEGPHGLSLSGAVEVAGHPLLSQDAFEAAGAGRAGVPVTDDFAKAVAAADVAIDFTGADSSARNAGAAAAAGKPIVIGSTGLGPGHMDRIRDAAAKVAIVQSPNMSVGVNLMFQVAADVARVLGEEYDVEIVETHHRFKKDAPSGTAVRLAAVVAAALGRTMEDSGVYGRQGMVGERTRKEIGVFAVRAGDVVGEHTLVFGGIGERFEITHRAHSRDTFARGAVRAAAWVLGKPPGLYDMADVLGIGK, from the coding sequence TTGCCCGGCGTGGTGGTCTGCGGCGCGATGGGGCGGATGGGAAGGGCGATCCTCGGCGTCCTGAAGGAGGGTCCCCACGGATTGTCCCTCTCCGGGGCGGTCGAGGTGGCGGGACATCCCCTGCTCTCGCAGGACGCCTTCGAGGCGGCCGGGGCCGGAAGGGCGGGGGTTCCCGTCACCGACGACTTCGCAAAGGCCGTAGCCGCCGCCGACGTGGCGATCGATTTCACGGGGGCCGACTCCTCGGCGCGCAACGCCGGGGCCGCCGCCGCCGCGGGAAAACCGATCGTCATCGGGAGCACGGGGCTCGGTCCGGGCCACATGGACCGGATCCGGGACGCGGCGGCGAAGGTGGCGATCGTCCAATCCCCCAACATGAGCGTCGGGGTGAACCTCATGTTCCAGGTCGCTGCCGACGTGGCGCGGGTGCTGGGGGAGGAGTACGACGTGGAGATCGTCGAGACGCACCACCGGTTCAAGAAGGACGCCCCCTCGGGAACGGCGGTCCGTCTCGCCGCCGTGGTGGCGGCCGCCCTCGGGCGGACGATGGAAGACTCGGGCGTGTACGGGCGGCAGGGGATGGTCGGGGAGCGTACCCGCAAGGAGATCGGCGTCTTCGCCGTCCGCGCCGGGGACGTGGTGGGGGAGCACACCCTGGTCTTCGGCGGAATCGGCGAGCGGTTCGAGATCACGCACCGGGCCCACAGCCGCGACACGTTCGCCCGGGGCGCCGTCCGGGCGGCCGCGTGGGTCCTCGGCAAGCCGCCGGGGCTCTACGACATGGCCGACGTCCTGGGGATCGGGAAATGA